In a single window of the Papaver somniferum cultivar HN1 unplaced genomic scaffold, ASM357369v1 unplaced-scaffold_57, whole genome shotgun sequence genome:
- the LOC113343387 gene encoding protoheme IX farnesyltransferase, mitochondrial-like, translated as MLVVATSGAGFVLGSGGAIDIAGLCLTCTGTMMVAASANSLNQVFEIKNDAKMKRTARRPLPSTRISLPHAAIWATTVGVTGTA; from the exons ATGCTGGTTGTGGCAACTTCTGGGGCAGGGTTTGTTCTTGGAAGTGGTGGTGCAATTGATATAGCTGGACTTTGCTTGACCTGTACTGGTACCATGATGGTTGCAGCATCTGCAAACTCCTTGAATCAG GTATTTGAAATAAAAAATGATGCCAAAATGAAGAGAACGGCAAGAAGGCCGTTACCTTCTACGAGAATTAGCCTCCCTCATGCCGCCATATGGGCAACTACTGTCGGAGTAACAGGCACAGCTTAA
- the LOC113343211 gene encoding glucan endo-1,3-beta-glucosidase 4-like, with product MKTSPIFVLAFLVSAILVAVISQNPVEAAGEWCVADRQAPKDKLEAALNWACGQRADVCLNVQQGQPCYLPNTLEDHASYAFNSYYQKFKSQGALCNFGGIAKIANIDPSYGSCKYDAMA from the exons ATGAAGACTTCACCCATTTTTGTGCTCGCATTTCTGGTATCTGCTATCCTTGTTGCAGTAATCTCACAAAATCCAG TTGAGGCAGCTGGTGAATGGTGTGTTGCTGATCGTCAGGCCCCTAAAGACAAACTCGAAGCCGCACTAAACTGGGCGTGTGGGCAAAGGGCCGATGTCTGTCTTAATGTACAACAAGGCCAGCCTTGCTATCTCCCAAACACACTAGAAGACCACGCTTCCTATGCTTTCAACAGTTACTATCAAAAGTTCAAGAGTCAAGGTGCCCTTTGCAATTTTGGAGGAATTGCTAAAATTGCCAACATTGACCCAA gttatggttcatgCAAGTATGATGCGATGGCGTaa
- the LOC113343374 gene encoding probable glutathione S-transferase, whose protein sequence is MDEVVKLIGVRNSPFCCRVECALKLKGVKYEYVTEDLSNKSDLLLQYNPVHKKIPVLVHGGKAVVESMIILEYIEETWPEVNPLLPADLHERSVARFWIKFIEDKCLSIWQAFRTKGEQQAKALADSLEMLKTIEEHAMTGKAFFNGDNIGSTDLAFGILVYWSGVIEEAIQVKILDAQTFPRITSWKQRFMEVPEIKDCLPNYDELVSFFKLRREMVLAAAETSS, encoded by the exons ATGGATGAGGTAGTGAAGCTGATTGGTGTGCGAAATAGTCCTTTTTGCTGCAGAGTTGAATGCGCACTGAAACTCAAAGGAGTAAAGTATGAATACGTAACAGAAGATCTCTCAAACAAGAGTGACTTACTCTTGCAATACAACCCAGTTCATAAGAAGATCCCTGTTCTTGTTCATGGTGGGAAGGCTGTAGTAGAGTCGATGATCATCCTCGAGTACATCGAGGAGACATGGCCGGAGGTTAACCCACTGCTGCCGGCAGATCTTCACGAGAGATCAGTTGCTCGGTTTTGGATCAAATTTATCGAAGATAAG TGCTTAAGTATTTGGCAAGCTTTTCGCACAAAAGGGGAACAACAAGCCAAGGCACTAGCGGACAGTTTGGAAATGTTGAAGACCATCGAAGAACATGCTATGACTGGGAAGGCGTTCTTTAATGGTGACAATATTGGATCGACGGATTTGGCATTTGGAATTTTAGTTTACTGGTCGGGAGTCATTGAAGAAGCGATACAAGTAAAGATCCTCGATGCTCAGACGTTCCCTCGTATAACTTCATGGAAACAGAGATTTATGGAAGTTCCAGAGATCAAGGATTGCCTCCCAAACTACGATGAGTTAGTGAGCTTTTTCAAACTTCGACGGGAAATGGTTTTAGCAGCTGCGGAAACATCCTCATAA